The Streptomyces achromogenes genome window below encodes:
- a CDS encoding ATP-binding protein, with protein MSTKEVDAPAGSTSSASPSAPRGLRAFADRWPFRRKLNVLVGIPLAVIALLLTYLVVDLVQESDRAENAARLVRDSTQVAQLVARLQAEHQQAILLSVRFEAATGVDAPSAENYRQTQAAVDEQVRKVVDAFGDRLPDTEAQALREVQGLAGLRQTIAQGYLPADNIDPAYSGAADGLIEGLGLEHDSALASTFTGNLLDSLLRADAAHGAYETGVFSAGTGDSNALIEFTGAVGSYELFTYQAARFERFASPAQSDEFSGIEHNTSQASISRHYADLAVDPSALQAESKADIRTALRAALARYPDYSAQAGSRLAITASLIDQIADRADAAASSARWRAVLLLSLALFCFALWITLSVLVRRSVVRPVLALTGAAQEVADVAGRELARVADDDAEEAGSPRLRELPVTADDEIGELAEAFNNVQTTAAALLERQVLSRRNVAEMFGNVGRRVSNLTTRQLALIDAVERGETDPALLERLYSIDHIAVRLRRNADSLMLLAGIRETVLDAGPTALTNVVRAALGQIEGFQRVRLRAATEAVVEPDIIGDLTLMIAELLENAVSFSPEDSPVEVVVGSDDDGASVTVSDHGLGMSAERLAEENARLVRRERLDLVPTKVLGLFVVGALARRWDVDVTLTRTPGGGVTAEVMIPSALLVTMSEAGRGVGSVSPGSSAPPASAGRTATPSAPAAGPSPSASVPSWAAREDDPTVLPRRIPRREAAPATQPDDSRGAPPGREPGSLPAPAGSPAGVTAGDRTTRPDSAATPGTGYEPGGAAGGASAAVRSRTPEAEPPTRVGAPGIPTPRTAERTPRTRAEAEPQAPAPSAERPAPGTTETTPAARAPEPSSASPSTSTSTASTSASASSPLPARRAAASSSFGPTEGAGGSESAPPEGLPPGAPRGAGAPASASAGEADAARPLRRRVRGATLRTDVDTTAQQTARQAARPADADAVRSALEEFEAAVARAHRDTGEHPRPADPAAHRTARGDDGRSDHGRDHRPDGDPDRTDLTDRTDRTATSDSSGRDRTHHQNHLPEGAEQ; from the coding sequence GTGTCCACGAAAGAGGTGGACGCGCCCGCCGGCTCGACGTCCTCGGCATCGCCGTCCGCGCCCCGTGGCCTGCGGGCTTTCGCCGACCGATGGCCCTTCCGGCGCAAGCTGAACGTGCTCGTCGGCATCCCGCTGGCGGTGATCGCCCTGCTGCTGACGTACCTCGTCGTCGACCTGGTGCAGGAGTCCGACCGCGCGGAGAACGCCGCCCGACTGGTCCGCGACAGCACGCAGGTCGCCCAGCTCGTCGCCCGGCTGCAGGCCGAGCACCAGCAGGCGATCCTGCTCTCCGTGCGGTTCGAGGCGGCCACCGGCGTCGACGCCCCCTCCGCCGAGAACTACCGGCAGACCCAGGCCGCCGTCGACGAGCAGGTGCGGAAGGTCGTCGACGCCTTCGGCGACCGGCTGCCGGACACCGAGGCCCAGGCCCTGAGGGAGGTCCAGGGGCTGGCCGGGCTGCGGCAGACCATCGCGCAGGGCTATCTGCCCGCCGACAACATCGACCCCGCGTACTCGGGCGCCGCCGACGGCCTCATCGAGGGCCTCGGCCTGGAGCACGACTCCGCGCTCGCCTCCACCTTCACCGGCAACCTCCTCGACTCGCTGCTGCGCGCGGACGCCGCCCACGGCGCCTACGAGACCGGCGTGTTCTCCGCGGGGACCGGTGACAGCAACGCGCTCATCGAGTTCACCGGCGCGGTCGGCTCCTACGAGCTGTTCACCTACCAGGCCGCGCGGTTCGAGCGGTTCGCGAGCCCCGCGCAGTCCGACGAGTTCAGCGGCATCGAGCACAACACCTCGCAGGCCTCGATCAGCCGGCATTACGCCGATCTGGCGGTGGACCCCAGCGCGTTGCAGGCCGAGTCCAAGGCCGACATCCGGACGGCGCTGCGGGCGGCCCTCGCCCGCTACCCCGACTACAGCGCGCAGGCCGGGTCCCGGCTCGCCATCACGGCGTCGCTCATCGACCAGATCGCCGACCGGGCCGACGCCGCGGCCTCCAGCGCCCGGTGGCGCGCGGTCCTGCTGCTGAGCCTGGCACTGTTCTGCTTCGCCCTGTGGATCACCCTCTCCGTCCTGGTCCGCCGCTCCGTGGTCCGTCCGGTGCTGGCGCTGACCGGGGCCGCGCAGGAGGTCGCCGACGTCGCGGGCCGCGAACTCGCCCGTGTCGCCGACGACGACGCCGAGGAGGCCGGCTCCCCGCGGCTGCGCGAACTGCCGGTCACCGCCGACGACGAGATCGGTGAGCTCGCCGAGGCCTTCAACAACGTCCAGACCACCGCGGCCGCACTGCTGGAACGCCAGGTGCTGAGCCGGCGCAACGTCGCCGAGATGTTCGGCAACGTCGGCCGCCGCGTCAGCAACCTGACCACCCGGCAACTCGCGCTGATCGACGCGGTGGAGCGCGGGGAGACCGACCCCGCACTGCTCGAGCGCCTCTACTCCATCGACCACATCGCCGTCCGGCTGCGCCGCAACGCCGACAGTCTGATGCTGCTCGCCGGCATCCGCGAGACCGTCCTGGACGCCGGCCCCACCGCGCTCACCAACGTCGTACGCGCCGCGCTGGGTCAGATCGAGGGCTTCCAGCGGGTCCGGCTGCGCGCCGCGACCGAGGCCGTCGTGGAGCCCGACATCATCGGCGACCTGACGCTGATGATCGCCGAACTCCTGGAGAACGCCGTGTCGTTCTCACCCGAGGACAGCCCCGTCGAGGTGGTGGTCGGCTCCGACGACGACGGCGCGTCGGTCACCGTCTCCGACCACGGCCTGGGCATGAGCGCGGAGCGCCTCGCCGAGGAGAACGCGCGTCTGGTGCGCCGCGAGCGCCTCGACCTCGTGCCGACGAAGGTGCTCGGCCTGTTCGTGGTCGGCGCCCTCGCCCGCCGCTGGGACGTCGACGTCACCCTCACCCGCACCCCGGGCGGCGGTGTGACGGCCGAGGTGATGATCCCGTCGGCACTGCTGGTGACGATGAGCGAGGCCGGCCGGGGGGTCGGGTCCGTCTCCCCGGGTTCGTCGGCGCCCCCCGCCTCCGCCGGACGGACCGCCACTCCGTCGGCTCCCGCGGCGGGCCCGTCCCCGTCCGCCTCCGTCCCGTCCTGGGCTGCGCGCGAGGACGACCCGACCGTGCTTCCCCGCCGGATCCCCCGGCGCGAGGCCGCCCCGGCGACACAGCCGGACGACTCCCGCGGCGCCCCGCCGGGCCGCGAACCCGGGTCCCTGCCCGCCCCGGCCGGCAGCCCCGCCGGCGTCACCGCCGGGGACCGCACGACCCGCCCCGACTCCGCCGCCACGCCGGGCACGGGGTACGAGCCGGGAGGAGCCGCCGGCGGCGCGTCTGCCGCGGTGCGCTCCCGCACGCCCGAGGCCGAGCCGCCCACCCGCGTCGGCGCGCCGGGCATCCCCACGCCCCGCACCGCCGAGCGCACACCGCGCACCCGCGCCGAGGCGGAGCCGCAGGCACCCGCGCCGTCGGCGGAACGCCCGGCCCCCGGCACCACGGAAACCACTCCGGCGGCCCGCGCGCCCGAGCCGAGTTCGGCTTCGCCATCGACCTCGACCTCGACCGCTTCGACATCGGCATCGGCATCGTCCCCGCTGCCTGCCCGTCGGGCCGCCGCCTCGTCGTCGTTCGGCCCCACCGAAGGCGCCGGGGGCTCCGAAAGCGCGCCGCCCGAAGGGCTGCCGCCCGGTGCGCCGCGAGGCGCCGGCGCACCCGCGTCCGCCTCGGCCGGCGAGGCCGACGCCGCCCGGCCCCTGCGGCGTCGTGTGCGCGGCGCCACGCTGCGCACGGACGTCGACACCACCGCGCAGCAGACGGCGCGGCAGGCCGCCCGCCCCGCCGACGCGGACGCCGTACGCAGTGCGCTGGAGGAGTTCGAGGCCGCCGTGGCCCGCGCCCACCGCGACACCGGCGAACACCCGCGCCCCGCCGACCCGGCCGCGCACCGCACCGCGCGCGGGGACGACGGCCGCAGCGACCACGGACGCGACCACCGTCCCGACGGTGACCCCGACCGGACCGACCTGACCGACCGGACCGACCGGACAGCGACGTCCGACTCGTCGGGCCGGGACCGCACGCACCACCAGAACCACCTTCCGGAAGGAGCCGAGCAGTGA
- a CDS encoding ABC transporter substrate-binding protein, whose amino-acid sequence MTSNAHSSRSLRNHPGAAAVALAAMTVLLAGCGSSSGDTDDPLAGDKAAGGTVVVGSNNFAESILLADIYGEALKAKGVKVAYKPNIGSRETTYGLLKNGSITVLPEYNGSLLAYLDKDAAQTSLATVNAAVKTKLDSKLTLLESSPAENKDSVTINAETAKKYNLTSASTLADLKDAAPDLVLGGSPEFQTRQQGMVGLESVYGLKFKNFKALDAGGPLTQAALKKNTVQAADIFTADPTITKEKFVVLQDPKNLFGFANVTPLVYKSGLSQEGIDALNAVSAKLDTKALLDLDSQVQLESKDPLDVAKAWLKSAGLD is encoded by the coding sequence GTGACTTCCAACGCCCACAGCAGCAGGTCCCTGAGGAACCACCCCGGCGCGGCCGCCGTCGCCCTGGCCGCGATGACGGTCCTGCTGGCGGGATGTGGCTCCTCGTCCGGTGACACCGACGACCCGCTCGCCGGCGACAAGGCGGCAGGCGGCACGGTGGTCGTCGGCTCCAACAACTTCGCCGAGAGCATCCTGCTCGCCGACATCTACGGCGAGGCCCTGAAGGCCAAGGGCGTCAAGGTGGCGTACAAGCCCAACATCGGCAGCCGCGAGACCACGTACGGGCTGCTGAAGAACGGTTCCATCACCGTCCTGCCCGAGTACAACGGCTCCCTGCTGGCGTACCTGGACAAGGACGCCGCCCAGACCTCGCTCGCGACCGTGAACGCCGCGGTGAAGACGAAGCTCGACTCCAAGCTGACGCTGCTGGAGTCGTCGCCCGCCGAGAACAAGGACTCCGTCACGATCAACGCGGAGACCGCGAAGAAGTACAACCTCACCTCGGCGTCCACGCTCGCCGACCTCAAGGACGCCGCCCCCGACCTGGTTCTCGGCGGTTCGCCCGAGTTCCAGACCAGGCAGCAGGGCATGGTCGGTCTCGAGTCGGTGTACGGGCTGAAGTTCAAGAACTTCAAGGCGCTCGACGCGGGCGGTCCGCTGACCCAGGCGGCGCTGAAGAAGAACACCGTGCAGGCCGCGGACATCTTCACCGCGGACCCGACCATCACCAAGGAGAAGTTCGTCGTCCTTCAGGACCCGAAGAACCTCTTCGGATTCGCGAACGTGACGCCTCTCGTCTACAAGAGCGGCCTCTCCCAGGAGGGCATCGACGCGCTCAACGCCGTCTCCGCCAAGCTCGACACGAAGGCGCTGCTGGACCTGGACTCCCAGGTGCAGCTGGAGAGCAAGGACCCGCTGGACGTCGCCAAGGCCTGGCTGAAGTCCGCGGGCCTGGACTGA
- a CDS encoding aromatic amino acid lyase, with translation MDTPADGTARVAPHHEGARVVLNGNALTVAELIALADGAAVPVVAPEARERAVRSWRTARRLAASGRLYGRGTGVGAQRSVTVDEDDEVAHGLRLLRSHAGGAGDLLPGRQVRAMLAIRANQLLAGGSGIQPAFVDALTEALRLRVHPAVSEYGGVGTGDLTALAQTGLTLLGERPWAGEGPAGTTDRPAVPEPPEGSALPAALAESAAPVVAIASGEADRGAAAAGAGDAGATAEPAGRTSVAVDASTPTGGSTGTGASAGTAVPATTGAPTATAAGAPARTAVPAGPRSRVGPGAGPVDGAQLAIVPVALPAPPSEPAALPDRTPVASAPGLPLAPLPGRFPVPVVLQAGDALALLSSNALALAQAALAQGEVGMLLRATHAVAALSLVAVSGSPEAYAAPVHALRPYPGAAHAAGEIRRLLGLPGRPPPHPGSRVQDPFGFRAFPQVHGCALDACERLREVVEVEINCPSENPLMDPDGAAAYHHGGFFAAPLGLALDAAGLALLQTAQLSAARLTALGDPGLTGLPAFLGGGPASSSGAMILEYTANSALAELRSCAMPASAGHAVLSRGLEEAASFAGQAARQALRAAHAYAVVVACELVASVRALRMLPGSPPVAAFAVAAAALPAGTDDRPLTDDVTAAVELLPLLARL, from the coding sequence TTGGACACGCCGGCAGACGGAACGGCCCGGGTCGCCCCGCACCACGAGGGCGCCCGGGTCGTCCTGAACGGAAACGCCCTCACCGTCGCAGAGCTGATCGCGCTCGCCGACGGTGCGGCCGTGCCCGTGGTGGCCCCCGAGGCCCGTGAGCGGGCCGTACGCTCCTGGCGGACGGCCCGGCGGCTCGCCGCCTCCGGGCGGCTGTACGGCCGCGGCACCGGCGTGGGCGCGCAGCGCTCCGTGACGGTCGACGAGGACGACGAGGTCGCGCACGGACTGCGCCTGCTGCGCAGCCACGCCGGCGGGGCGGGCGACCTGCTGCCCGGCCGTCAGGTCCGGGCGATGCTCGCGATCCGCGCCAACCAACTCCTCGCCGGCGGCTCCGGCATCCAACCGGCCTTCGTCGACGCCCTCACCGAGGCCCTGCGGCTCCGCGTCCACCCGGCCGTCAGTGAATACGGCGGTGTCGGCACCGGAGACCTGACGGCGCTGGCCCAGACGGGGCTCACCCTCCTCGGAGAACGGCCGTGGGCCGGCGAGGGGCCGGCCGGCACGACCGATCGGCCCGCGGTGCCTGAACCGCCTGAGGGGTCCGCGCTGCCTGCCGCGCTCGCGGAGTCCGCCGCGCCTGTCGTGGCGATCGCTTCGGGCGAAGCGGACCGGGGTGCGGCTGCCGCCGGCGCCGGGGACGCGGGGGCGACCGCGGAGCCGGCCGGCCGTACGTCTGTCGCCGTGGACGCCTCCACCCCTACCGGCGGATCGACCGGGACCGGCGCATCCGCCGGAACTGCCGTTCCCGCCACTACCGGCGCACCTACCGCTACCGCTGCCGGCGCACCCGCCCGGACTGCCGTCCCCGCCGGGCCCCGCTCCCGTGTCGGGCCCGGTGCCGGGCCCGTCGACGGTGCTCAGCTCGCCATCGTCCCCGTCGCGTTGCCCGCCCCGCCGTCGGAACCTGCCGCCCTGCCCGATCGCACTCCCGTCGCCTCCGCGCCGGGCCTTCCCCTCGCGCCGCTTCCCGGCCGCTTCCCGGTGCCCGTCGTCCTGCAGGCCGGGGACGCTCTCGCGCTGCTCAGCAGCAACGCCCTGGCGTTGGCGCAGGCGGCGCTGGCGCAGGGTGAGGTCGGGATGCTGTTGCGGGCCACGCACGCCGTCGCCGCGCTCTCGCTCGTCGCGGTGTCCGGGTCGCCGGAGGCGTACGCGGCGCCGGTGCACGCGCTGCGGCCCTATCCCGGTGCCGCCCACGCGGCAGGCGAGATACGGCGGCTGCTCGGACTGCCCGGCCGTCCGCCGCCCCACCCGGGCAGCCGGGTCCAGGACCCCTTCGGCTTCCGTGCCTTCCCCCAGGTGCACGGCTGCGCCCTGGACGCCTGCGAACGACTGCGCGAGGTCGTCGAGGTGGAGATCAACTGCCCGTCGGAGAATCCCCTCATGGATCCCGACGGCGCGGCGGCCTACCACCACGGCGGGTTCTTCGCCGCCCCGCTGGGCCTCGCTCTGGACGCGGCCGGACTCGCTCTGTTGCAGACCGCACAGCTCTCCGCAGCCCGCCTGACCGCGCTCGGCGACCCCGGGTTGACCGGACTGCCCGCCTTCCTCGGCGGCGGGCCCGCGAGCAGCTCGGGTGCGATGATCCTCGAGTACACCGCCAACTCGGCGCTCGCGGAGCTGCGTTCCTGTGCGATGCCCGCCTCGGCGGGGCACGCCGTCCTGTCGCGGGGCCTGGAGGAGGCCGCCAGCTTCGCCGGTCAGGCCGCCCGCCAGGCCCTGCGCGCGGCGCACGCCTATGCCGTCGTCGTCGCCTGTGAACTCGTGGCGTCGGTACGGGCGTTGCGGATGCTGCCGGGGTCGCCGCCGGTCGCCGCCTTCGCCGTGGCGGCGGCCGCCCTGCCCGCGGGCACGGACGACCGCCCTTTGACCGACGACGTGACGGCGGCCGTCGAACTGCTGCCGCTCCTCGCGCGGTTGTGA
- a CDS encoding glycoside hydrolase family 43 protein, whose product MTPNPSRRLFLGAAASVPLALTLGVPSARAADSAYVMAYFTESTNLGDGTDYGLHLAVSTDGLRWMPLNQNNPVVTPTEGALGLRDPFILRKQDGTFVVLATDLKGTDWNYVSQYVHVWNSTDLRTFTGYHRLKLHDMNTHSWAPEAFWDAGRGQYALIYSAVNSSGHNVIMVNYTTDFVTVSAPQVFFDPGYDVIDGDMAVGVNGVNYLYFKKNGTLLGARSTSLNPGSFTPFSTAVSHGGTEAPTLVKSLTSGTWYLWGDTYTPNGVFYAWQSTDLSAGTWTALDQKAYTQPVNSKHCGITTITSTQYDNLVAKWGAPAWNRLKSYNFPARYVRHSNYAGRIDEYPVEPYKDSQWTLVPGLADSSGVSFRSVNFPTRYLRHYNYALQLDVNDGTSTFAGDATFYRTAGLADAGWSSFRSYNNPTRYIRHANYVLRIDPISTATEKQDATFYVGY is encoded by the coding sequence ATGACCCCCAACCCGTCCCGCCGCCTCTTCCTCGGCGCGGCCGCCTCCGTCCCCCTGGCCCTCACTCTCGGCGTCCCGTCCGCCCGCGCGGCCGACTCCGCGTACGTGATGGCCTATTTCACCGAGTCGACGAATCTCGGCGACGGCACCGACTACGGCCTGCATCTGGCCGTGAGCACGGACGGGCTGCGCTGGATGCCGCTGAACCAGAACAACCCCGTGGTCACCCCCACCGAGGGCGCGCTCGGCCTGCGCGACCCGTTCATCCTGCGCAAGCAGGACGGCACCTTCGTCGTGCTCGCCACCGACCTCAAGGGGACGGACTGGAACTACGTCAGCCAGTACGTCCACGTCTGGAACTCCACCGACCTGCGCACCTTCACCGGATACCACCGGCTGAAGCTGCACGACATGAACACCCACAGCTGGGCGCCCGAGGCCTTCTGGGACGCGGGCCGCGGCCAGTACGCGCTGATCTACTCCGCCGTCAACAGCAGCGGCCACAACGTCATCATGGTCAACTACACGACCGACTTCGTCACCGTCTCGGCCCCCCAGGTCTTCTTCGACCCCGGCTACGACGTGATCGACGGCGACATGGCCGTCGGCGTGAACGGCGTCAACTACCTCTACTTCAAGAAGAACGGCACCCTGCTCGGCGCCAGGTCCACCTCGCTGAACCCCGGCAGCTTCACGCCCTTCAGCACCGCCGTCTCCCACGGCGGCACGGAGGCCCCGACGCTGGTCAAGTCCCTGACGTCCGGCACCTGGTACCTGTGGGGCGACACCTACACCCCCAACGGCGTCTTCTACGCCTGGCAGTCCACCGACCTGTCGGCCGGCACCTGGACCGCGCTGGACCAGAAGGCCTACACCCAGCCGGTCAACTCCAAGCACTGCGGCATCACGACGATCACGTCGACCCAGTACGACAACCTCGTGGCCAAGTGGGGCGCCCCGGCCTGGAACCGCCTGAAGTCCTACAACTTCCCCGCCCGTTACGTGCGCCACTCCAACTACGCCGGCCGGATCGACGAGTACCCCGTCGAGCCGTACAAGGACTCGCAGTGGACCCTGGTGCCGGGCCTCGCGGACAGCTCCGGAGTCTCCTTCCGTTCCGTGAACTTCCCGACCCGCTACCTGCGGCACTACAACTACGCGCTCCAACTCGACGTGAACGACGGCACGTCGACGTTCGCCGGGGACGCGACGTTCTACCGGACGGCGGGACTGGCGGACGCCGGCTGGTCGTCGTTCCGCTCGTACAACAACCCCACCCGGTACATCCGGCACGCGAACTACGTCCTGCGCATCGATCCCATATCGACGGCGACGGAGAAGCAGGACGCGACGTTCTACGTGGGGTACTGA
- a CDS encoding ankyrin repeat domain-containing protein has product MNRRRRKKLAERLVGAARFGDGKGVDRLLGTGADPAAADAEGTTPLYAACVQGEAGTARRLLEAGAPPDAESAGLGAEGTPLCAAACWGHVETVRVLLAHGADPDLREDHGTGMTPLEWAAAGPHPRTIAVLREAGAH; this is encoded by the coding sequence GTGAACAGGAGACGGCGGAAGAAGCTGGCGGAGCGTCTGGTCGGCGCGGCGAGGTTCGGGGACGGGAAGGGCGTCGACCGGTTGCTCGGAACCGGCGCCGACCCGGCGGCGGCCGATGCCGAGGGGACGACTCCGTTGTACGCGGCCTGCGTTCAGGGTGAAGCCGGCACGGCGCGCAGACTCCTCGAGGCCGGAGCGCCGCCCGACGCCGAGAGCGCCGGCCTCGGGGCCGAGGGAACTCCCCTGTGTGCGGCGGCCTGTTGGGGCCACGTCGAGACCGTCCGCGTCCTCCTTGCCCATGGCGCCGACCCCGACCTCCGCGAGGACCACGGCACGGGCATGACGCCCCTCGAGTGGGCGGCCGCGGGGCCCCACCCGCGGACGATCGCCGTACTGCGCGAGGCCGGAGCCCACTGA
- a CDS encoding GTP-binding protein — protein MAGSDSAAPATGPAAAPDTVKILVAGGFGVGKTTMVGAVSEIVPLRTEEPLTVAGLDVDDLKGIEAKRSTTVALDFGRITIGDDLVLYLFGTPGQQRFWFMWNDLAIGALGAVVLIDVRRPECSFAAVDFFERRGIPFVIAVNGFHGLHPYPTEDIRESLALPAHVPVLLCDARERESCREVLIALIDHLIDDVTAGTRRG, from the coding sequence TTGGCCGGATCTGACAGCGCCGCTCCCGCCACCGGGCCGGCGGCGGCGCCCGACACCGTGAAGATCCTCGTCGCCGGCGGCTTCGGCGTCGGCAAGACCACCATGGTCGGGGCGGTCAGTGAGATCGTGCCGCTGCGCACGGAGGAGCCGCTCACGGTCGCCGGCCTGGACGTCGACGATCTGAAGGGCATCGAGGCCAAGCGGTCCACCACCGTGGCCCTCGACTTCGGGCGCATCACCATCGGCGACGACCTGGTGCTGTACCTCTTCGGCACGCCGGGCCAGCAACGGTTCTGGTTCATGTGGAACGACCTGGCGATCGGTGCGCTCGGGGCGGTGGTCCTCATCGACGTGCGCCGGCCCGAGTGCAGTTTCGCCGCCGTCGACTTCTTCGAACGCCGGGGCATCCCGTTCGTCATCGCGGTGAACGGTTTCCATGGGCTGCACCCCTACCCCACCGAGGACATCAGGGAGTCGCTGGCGCTGCCGGCGCACGTTCCGGTGCTGCTCTGCGACGCACGCGAGCGGGAGTCGTGCCGGGAGGTGCTGATCGCGCTGATCGACCACCTGATCGACGATGTCACCGCCGGGACCCGGCGGGGTTGA